The stretch of DNA TATTGTGACATCAGGACGAGGGGTGAAGCTTCGCCCTTGACTTGTTTCGTAAGTAAAAGTGGTGCAACCGGAAATCCTTGGAAAGATTCTAAGTTTGACAAAGAAGGTAAGGCTAGAAATCCGCGTCGAAGTGCTGGTGATATTCAGATTACAGCATTGCCAGAATTGAAAATGGCTAGACCTTGGTATGCCCAACTAGATGCAACAGTTCTGCAACAAAATGTTAAGCGCTTGGACACAGCCTATACCAATTTCTTTGATGGTAGGGGATTTCCTAAATTCAAGAACCGCAGTAATTTCACGTCTTTTACCGCGGGATAAGGTTCTCACTGCCATTAAGAACAAGCTGACTGCCAACGGTATTGACTTGCCCTTCCCGACGCAGCAAATCTTGTTCCACGACCAAACAAACCGAGGAGACAGATGGCGATCGCTCCCGTCAGCGTGAAGGATGGCCCTCTGGAAACAAGGAAGTACCGAACTCACGTAGCATTAGCAGTTCCTTAAGAAAGCTGGTTGAGATGCGGGCGCAAAAAGATGGGAACGGGAAGGAATAAGTCAGCGATCGCTTAATCAATTACTAATTGCAATACTTTCTCCTGTTTCCGCAGCTTTCTTTAAGGCATTTGCAACTTTTAGAGTATACAAACTAGCTTCTGAATTTAGATACAGCGGCGTTCCCTCTTGTAAATAATCTAACACCATTGTTGTATCTTTTGCAAATAAGCCGCGACGAGTACCAACCTCAATAGTTTGGGTGGTTTCTCCCTGGATTAATTGACCAGATTCCGGCGTAAAAATTAGCTTTCCAGCTTCACCATAAATAGTGAAAGTATTTTCTGACTGCCACCATGTTTCTCCTTTCCCATACACAGCTTCAGCTATAATACCATTAGTAAATCGCAACTGAGCGCTGCACAAACAAGATTTATAAAAATCAGGTTCCGTATCCCAAAATTGAGTTTGACAGGTAACGCTCCCTACTTCCCCAAATAAATCAGTAAATCGATGCAATCGAGAAAGAGCACCAACAAAAGGAAAGCCAAACAAGGAATGTTGGTAAGTCCATTTCCGAGGTACAGGATGCTGGGGATTGATGGTAACGTAGCGGACATAGAAAATTTTGCCAATGGCCGGCAAATATTCCTTAATTGCTTGATGCAAACCGCCTAATAGTTCAATGTGTTCGACATGGAGCAATTTTTGCTGTTGCTGTGCGATCGCGATCGCTCCTTCAGCTTCCGATGCGTCCAATGCTAGGGGATATTCGACAACTACGTGCTTGCCATTTTCCAGGGCTGCCCGCGCGATCGCGCCGTGATCTCGATTTACCGTACA from Kamptonema formosum PCC 6407 encodes:
- a CDS encoding Gfo/Idh/MocA family protein; this encodes MNTTSRFSASSPIRVGIVGTGFTAKLRAQTLETDERSHLITVAGHRPESTEAFSEQFQIEQSVSWRKLIERDDLDLVIVCTVNRDHGAIARAALENGKHVVVEYPLALDASEAEGAIAIAQQQQKLLHVEHIELLGGLHQAIKEYLPAIGKIFYVRYVTINPQHPVPRKWTYQHSLFGFPFVGALSRLHRFTDLFGEVGSVTCQTQFWDTEPDFYKSCLCSAQLRFTNGIIAEAVYGKGETWWQSENTFTIYGEAGKLIFTPESGQLIQGETTQTIEVGTRRGLFAKDTTMVLDYLQEGTPLYLNSEASLYTLKVANALKKAAETGESIAISN